A region from the Pseudonocardia petroleophila genome encodes:
- a CDS encoding putative bifunctional diguanylate cyclase/phosphodiesterase encodes MTVSPLPTASSLRALVPGTGVAAVTAFLILAGITTAVDGAAQQWAANLGVLAFAAAAVAGCVRAARRSRGRSRRGWAALAAAAGSWGGGQVAWTALESLGITTPFPSVADLGYLGFPVCALVGLALLSPRAGWAGPRRLLDALTVGCALALLAWFAVIDPLAAGRTLVEASVALTYPVLDVVLLTVTVLSLAQTREKPLLWALLGLSMVAMAVSDVLFSYATAAGTYLSGSAVDWGWWAAFLLLATAGSLVTGPRSSSPRPPAVRTVAPASLLPYLPLSAVVLVAAVESATGTGLDPVAVGIIVVLVGLVLSRQYVTVRDNMTLARTVQEREAQLHELAFRDGLTGLANRALFLDRLGHALDLSTRDRRPVSVVFLDLDGFKAVNDGLGHAMGDLLLVGVAERLRATLRASDTLARLGGDEFAVLVEQGTRFEHDAATVAQHLLDSFAAPFQIRGRTVSVSASIGVASVEPGVDPPGAEHAATLLHRADVAMYAVKEAGRGGGILVHSPSLDLERGRDEPALQRAFATALEQGRVQAVYQPVVDPVTGRIGAFEALARWTHDGDEIPPATFVPISARAGLSEHLTALMLDQACTQLGAWNRALGHRRLRVAVNVNPSELTDVGLPDRIAALFDRHGLAAGQLALEITESGMTTRPDTAVDVMNALRASGVRLALDDFGTGFSTLARLSSTPVDTVKIDRFFVADIDHDVQRKRFLVGLFELTRHLGLRTVAEGVERPGQLRELRRLGCDLVQGHLIGRPATPEELTPVVLAEQPVIDPELLGRVG; translated from the coding sequence GTGACCGTCTCCCCGCTCCCCACCGCATCGTCGCTGCGCGCACTGGTGCCCGGCACGGGGGTCGCCGCCGTCACCGCGTTCCTGATCCTGGCGGGGATCACGACCGCCGTGGACGGCGCGGCGCAGCAGTGGGCGGCGAACCTCGGCGTGCTCGCGTTCGCGGCCGCGGCGGTCGCGGGGTGCGTGCGGGCCGCGCGGCGCTCGCGCGGGCGCTCCCGCCGGGGCTGGGCCGCGCTGGCGGCCGCGGCCGGCTCCTGGGGCGGCGGGCAGGTCGCCTGGACGGCGCTGGAGTCCCTCGGCATCACGACCCCGTTCCCGTCGGTGGCCGACCTCGGCTACCTCGGCTTCCCGGTCTGCGCGCTGGTCGGCCTCGCGCTGCTCTCCCCGCGCGCGGGCTGGGCGGGCCCGCGCCGGCTGCTCGACGCGCTCACCGTCGGCTGCGCGCTGGCGCTGCTCGCCTGGTTCGCCGTGATCGACCCGCTCGCCGCGGGCCGGACGCTCGTCGAGGCGTCGGTGGCGCTGACCTACCCGGTCCTCGACGTCGTGCTGCTCACCGTCACCGTCCTGTCGCTGGCCCAGACCCGGGAGAAGCCGCTGCTGTGGGCCCTGCTCGGGCTCTCGATGGTCGCGATGGCGGTCTCCGACGTCCTGTTCTCCTACGCGACGGCGGCGGGCACCTACCTGTCCGGCTCGGCCGTCGACTGGGGGTGGTGGGCCGCGTTCCTGCTGCTCGCCACCGCGGGATCGCTGGTGACGGGGCCGCGGTCGAGCAGCCCGCGGCCCCCCGCGGTCCGGACCGTCGCCCCGGCGAGCCTGCTGCCCTACCTGCCGCTGTCGGCCGTCGTGCTCGTCGCGGCGGTCGAGTCGGCGACCGGGACGGGACTGGACCCGGTCGCCGTCGGGATTATCGTCGTGCTGGTCGGGCTGGTGCTGTCCCGCCAGTACGTCACCGTGCGCGACAACATGACGCTCGCCCGCACCGTGCAGGAGCGGGAGGCCCAGCTGCACGAGCTGGCCTTCCGCGACGGGCTCACCGGGCTGGCCAACCGGGCGCTGTTCCTGGACCGCCTCGGCCACGCCCTCGACCTGTCCACCCGCGACCGCCGACCGGTGTCGGTGGTGTTCCTCGACCTCGACGGGTTCAAGGCGGTCAACGACGGCCTCGGCCACGCGATGGGCGACCTCCTGCTGGTCGGCGTCGCCGAGCGCCTGCGCGCGACCCTCCGGGCGTCGGACACCCTGGCCCGCCTGGGCGGCGACGAGTTCGCGGTGCTCGTCGAGCAGGGGACGCGCTTCGAGCACGACGCCGCGACCGTCGCGCAGCACCTGCTCGACTCCTTCGCGGCCCCGTTCCAGATCCGCGGACGCACGGTGTCGGTGTCGGCGAGCATCGGTGTGGCCTCGGTCGAGCCCGGCGTCGACCCGCCGGGCGCCGAGCACGCGGCCACCCTGCTGCACCGCGCCGACGTCGCGATGTACGCGGTGAAGGAGGCGGGGCGGGGCGGCGGGATCCTCGTGCACTCGCCGTCGCTCGACCTGGAGCGCGGCCGCGACGAGCCCGCGCTGCAGCGCGCGTTCGCCACGGCGCTGGAGCAGGGCCGGGTCCAGGCGGTCTACCAGCCGGTCGTCGACCCGGTGACCGGCCGGATCGGGGCCTTCGAGGCGCTGGCGCGGTGGACCCACGACGGCGACGAGATCCCGCCGGCGACGTTCGTGCCGATCTCCGCGCGCGCCGGGCTCTCCGAGCACCTCACCGCGCTGATGCTCGACCAGGCGTGCACCCAGCTGGGCGCGTGGAACCGCGCGCTCGGGCACCGCAGGCTGCGGGTCGCGGTCAACGTCAACCCCTCCGAGCTGACCGACGTGGGCCTGCCCGACCGGATCGCGGCGCTGTTCGACCGGCACGGGCTGGCCGCGGGGCAGCTCGCGCTGGAGATCACCGAGAGCGGGATGACCACCCGCCCGGACACCGCGGTCGACGTGATGAACGCGCTGCGGGCCTCCGGCGTCCGGCTCGCCCTCGACGACTTCGGCACCGGCTTCTCGACACTGGCCCGGCTGTCCAGCACCCCCGTCGACACCGTGAAGATCGACCGGTTCTTCGTGGCCGACATCGACCACGACGTGCAGCGGAAGCGGTTCCTCGTCGGGCTGTTCGAGCTGACCCGCCACCTCGGGCTGCGGACCGTCGCCGAGGGCGTCGAGCGGCCGGGTCAGCTGCGCGAGCTGCGCCGGCTGGGCTGCGACCTCGTGCAGGGGCACCTGATCGGCCGCCCGGCGACCCCCGAGGAGCTCACCCCGGTGGTGCTGGCCGAGCAGCCGGTCATCGACCCCGAGCTGCTCGGGCGCGTCGGCTGA